In Deferribacteraceae bacterium V6Fe1, one genomic interval encodes:
- a CDS encoding FAD-dependent oxidoreductase — MAKVFFGVFKDKVIDNRGKPKEEWTEAPIKIDENFNGKKLDVFVNWDGFLVFEEGADVLQALANYMYRISDYGCCGRCFPGRMGTRLVAEGLEKIIKGDEDASFDDVYDMAVSINESAKCTVAPTAVIPVMKYIEHFKDVKNPTDKEKNIEYVKHLTAPCTAGCPANVKIPEFIEAIKDARYLEALAIIRTTMPLPGVCGRVCPHPCEANCRRGLVDEPVSIMVLKRTPWDYEYYHHKKPEIPIYREPTDKKVAIVGAGPAGLTAAYYLAQLGHKVKIYEMLPEPGGMVAVGIPDYREPRFLLRREVEIIQSLGVEIQYNTKLGRDIFLDDLKKDYDSVLIAIGAFKSRDMGVEGEKDGYEGVLESGIDFLQKFSLGEEIKIGNRVVVVGGGNTAIDCVRTAIRLGSTDVNLVYRRSRAEMPAEDYEVADAEEEGVKFHFLINPVKIIAKDGKVVGLECIKMQLGEPDESGRRKPEPVPGSNFIIECDTVIPAIGQFPDLSFLKEEDGIKVTKWNTISVKEDLYMTDVPGVFSAGDCEWGPNTVVKAIGAGRWAAIMMDRYMMEGDVYLTDKEKLELTLYKNKVFDKKETVCEPHTIHRVHQAKLSPEERIKHFEEIEKPYTEQQAYLEATRCLRCVRMAMVGLEN, encoded by the coding sequence ATGGCTAAAGTTTTCTTTGGTGTTTTTAAAGACAAAGTAATAGATAACAGAGGTAAACCTAAAGAGGAGTGGACCGAAGCTCCGATAAAAATCGACGAAAATTTCAACGGCAAAAAACTTGATGTCTTTGTTAACTGGGACGGTTTTTTAGTTTTTGAAGAGGGTGCGGATGTTCTCCAGGCACTTGCAAACTACATGTACAGGATTAGCGATTACGGCTGCTGCGGCAGATGTTTTCCCGGTCGTATGGGAACCCGCCTTGTTGCCGAAGGGCTTGAAAAGATTATAAAAGGGGATGAAGACGCAAGCTTTGACGATGTATATGATATGGCAGTTTCTATAAACGAATCTGCCAAGTGTACGGTTGCTCCTACTGCGGTAATTCCCGTTATGAAATATATTGAACATTTTAAAGATGTAAAAAACCCGACTGATAAAGAAAAAAATATAGAATATGTGAAACATTTGACTGCTCCGTGTACTGCAGGTTGCCCTGCAAATGTAAAGATTCCCGAATTTATAGAAGCCATAAAAGATGCAAGGTACTTAGAAGCTCTTGCAATAATTAGGACAACAATGCCGCTTCCGGGAGTTTGCGGAAGGGTTTGCCCTCACCCTTGTGAGGCAAACTGCAGAAGAGGGCTTGTCGATGAGCCTGTAAGTATTATGGTTTTAAAGAGGACACCTTGGGATTATGAATATTATCACCATAAAAAACCGGAAATTCCAATTTACAGAGAGCCTACCGATAAAAAGGTTGCAATAGTAGGTGCCGGGCCTGCCGGACTTACGGCTGCTTATTACTTGGCACAGCTTGGTCATAAAGTTAAAATATATGAGATGCTGCCTGAGCCTGGTGGAATGGTTGCTGTGGGGATACCTGATTACAGGGAGCCAAGATTTCTCTTAAGAAGGGAAGTTGAGATTATCCAATCGTTGGGTGTCGAGATACAGTACAATACAAAGCTTGGCAGAGATATATTTCTTGACGACTTGAAAAAAGATTACGATAGTGTTTTGATTGCTATCGGGGCGTTTAAAAGCAGGGATATGGGTGTTGAAGGTGAAAAGGACGGCTATGAAGGTGTCCTTGAAAGTGGTATAGATTTTCTTCAGAAGTTTTCACTTGGTGAAGAGATAAAGATTGGCAATAGAGTTGTAGTGGTGGGTGGTGGTAACACTGCTATTGACTGTGTCAGGACAGCAATCAGATTAGGTTCTACTGATGTTAATCTTGTTTATCGTCGTTCCCGTGCTGAAATGCCTGCTGAGGATTACGAAGTGGCGGATGCAGAGGAAGAGGGAGTAAAATTCCACTTTTTGATTAATCCTGTTAAAATAATTGCGAAAGATGGGAAAGTTGTTGGGCTTGAGTGCATTAAGATGCAGCTGGGTGAGCCTGATGAATCCGGTCGTAGGAAACCTGAGCCTGTTCCCGGCTCTAATTTCATAATTGAGTGTGATACTGTAATCCCTGCGATTGGTCAGTTCCCTGATTTGAGTTTCTTAAAAGAGGAAGATGGCATAAAGGTTACAAAATGGAATACTATTAGCGTAAAAGAAGACTTGTATATGACCGATGTTCCTGGTGTCTTTTCCGCCGGTGACTGTGAATGGGGACCAAACACGGTAGTTAAGGCTATAGGCGCAGGGAGATGGGCTGCAATTATGATGGATAGATATATGATGGAAGGGGATGTGTATCTGACAGACAAAGAGAAGTTAGAGTTAACCCTTTATAAAAATAAAGTGTTTGACAAGAAAGAGACAGTTTGTGAACCACATACTATACACAGAGTACATCAAGCCAAGCTGTCACCTGAAGAGAGGATTAAGCATTTTGAAGAGATTGAAAAACCTTATACAGAGCAGCAGGCCTATCTTGAAGCAACGCGTTGTTTGAGATGTGTCAGAATGGCAATGGTTGGATTAGAAAATTAA
- a CDS encoding (2Fe-2S)-binding protein: protein MGQIYINDKAYDFKEGETILDVAKRNEIDIPVMCYLEHITPTGACRLCLIEIEGVGKPVAACVTYALDGMKVKTDTEKVVKNRKKMMEFVLMKHPLDCPICDKAGECMLQDTAYGFGIKEETFKTEKPNKPKFDWEMIIHDANLCVLCERCVKLCHEVAGCSALEIQERGFENIINTKDGANLNCDFCGICVDYCPVGALLDKPYKHSVRSWDLERAQSVCTMCPVGCEVEYGLYQGEIYRATSANNGFICSLGRYAFKYTDNPDRVVSTLKRNNNNLEMADFNESAKAVVEKLDKVKEYYGEGSVAFLVGSSLSTEDIIASKLLADKIADGKITTDIMLEYGTYFGEYFKKFDTYSNIGKLENLRDSDLTFVIGADLKTESLGVKWDIMNAVTKNDGKLVTITLTECEYEYMVDATLKADYGDFAGVFEKIKSSNDRLYADIRDYIKNAKKISFIVGNEYMQAEKQVKSVFAFLDYVGGKDKLYNFINTSDKSNFITALNVIGDSYSAASFLEELGKGKIKALVTVGFNTFNAGKLYKTIQKNAVNLEFLVSLGMFTDNLSRNANFFFPLKSYLEQEATFVTIDNRLTKTEKIIDAPEGVNSAYEVLSEIAAAKGVELPKTAGELFDMLVSGKFGFPEIKYSEIDGCLYNVVQSGYSQTEFNYKEFPKGTVEVIVNERYHNGLLTGKAALEKKDGEAYRKYYFDVKGEIISGDDACFDGKCTLNNAVAKGVVLIPKN, encoded by the coding sequence ATGGGGCAGATATATATTAACGATAAAGCTTACGATTTTAAAGAAGGGGAAACAATCTTAGATGTTGCCAAGAGAAATGAGATAGATATCCCTGTTATGTGTTATCTTGAACATATCACACCTACAGGTGCTTGCAGACTTTGCCTTATAGAAATTGAAGGGGTTGGCAAACCTGTGGCTGCTTGTGTTACATATGCACTTGATGGGATGAAGGTCAAGACTGATACTGAGAAAGTTGTAAAAAATAGAAAAAAAATGATGGAATTTGTCCTAATGAAGCACCCGCTTGATTGCCCTATTTGTGACAAGGCGGGAGAATGTATGCTCCAAGACACGGCATACGGATTTGGCATAAAAGAGGAAACCTTTAAAACAGAAAAACCAAACAAACCTAAATTTGACTGGGAAATGATTATTCATGATGCAAATCTTTGTGTGCTTTGTGAAAGGTGCGTAAAGCTGTGTCATGAGGTTGCAGGTTGCAGTGCTCTTGAAATCCAGGAGAGGGGTTTTGAGAATATTATAAATACAAAAGACGGCGCAAATCTCAATTGCGACTTTTGCGGGATTTGCGTCGATTATTGCCCTGTAGGAGCACTCCTTGACAAACCTTACAAGCATAGTGTCAGATCATGGGATTTGGAAAGAGCTCAAAGCGTGTGCACTATGTGCCCTGTGGGGTGTGAGGTTGAATATGGTCTTTATCAGGGTGAGATTTACAGAGCTACTTCGGCAAACAACGGGTTTATATGCTCTTTGGGAAGGTATGCCTTCAAATATACGGATAATCCCGATAGGGTTGTAAGTACATTAAAAAGAAATAATAACAATCTTGAAATGGCAGATTTTAATGAATCTGCAAAGGCAGTTGTAGAAAAGCTTGATAAGGTAAAAGAATATTACGGTGAAGGTTCTGTGGCATTTTTAGTCGGAAGCAGCCTTTCAACGGAAGATATTATAGCGTCCAAACTTTTGGCTGATAAAATTGCTGATGGTAAAATTACCACAGATATTATGCTTGAATATGGCACATACTTCGGAGAATATTTTAAAAAATTCGATACTTACAGCAATATCGGCAAGCTTGAAAATCTGAGGGATTCTGATCTTACATTTGTTATCGGTGCTGACTTAAAGACGGAATCGTTAGGTGTCAAATGGGATATTATGAATGCCGTCACCAAAAATGACGGGAAGCTTGTCACTATCACTTTGACCGAATGTGAATACGAATATATGGTCGATGCAACATTAAAAGCAGATTACGGTGATTTTGCCGGTGTGTTTGAAAAGATAAAAAGTAGTAATGACAGACTTTATGCGGATATCAGAGATTACATAAAAAATGCCAAAAAGATTTCATTTATTGTTGGTAATGAATATATGCAGGCAGAAAAACAAGTTAAGTCTGTATTTGCATTTCTCGACTATGTAGGTGGTAAAGACAAACTCTATAATTTTATAAATACAAGTGACAAGTCAAACTTTATTACTGCCTTAAATGTAATAGGTGATAGTTACTCTGCAGCTTCATTCCTTGAAGAGCTTGGAAAAGGGAAAATTAAGGCACTTGTAACGGTTGGCTTTAATACATTTAATGCGGGCAAGCTTTATAAAACAATACAGAAAAATGCGGTTAATCTTGAGTTTTTGGTGAGTCTTGGTATGTTTACTGACAACCTTTCCAGAAATGCAAACTTTTTCTTCCCTCTAAAGAGCTATCTTGAGCAGGAAGCTACTTTTGTAACAATAGATAACAGGTTGACAAAGACCGAAAAGATAATTGATGCACCTGAAGGTGTCAATTCAGCCTATGAGGTTTTAAGTGAAATTGCCGCGGCAAAAGGTGTTGAGTTACCAAAAACTGCAGGCGAGCTTTTTGATATGCTTGTTTCAGGCAAGTTTGGTTTCCCTGAAATCAAATATAGCGAGATAGACGGTTGCCTTTACAATGTGGTACAGAGCGGCTATTCACAAACTGAGTTTAATTACAAAGAATTTCCAAAGGGGACTGTGGAAGTTATTGTAAATGAAAGGTATCATAACGGACTTCTTACAGGAAAGGCGGCACTTGAAAAGAAAGATGGTGAGGCATACAGAAAATATTACTTTGATGTAAAAGGTGAGATTATAAGTGGCGATGATGCTTGTTTTGATGGTAAATGCACTTTAAACAATGCGGTTGCAAAAGGTGTCGTGCTTATTCCAAAGAATTAA
- the ispG gene encoding flavodoxin-dependent (E)-4-hydroxy-3-methylbut-2-enyl-diphosphate synthase: protein MTRRYTKTINVGNIKIGGASPIVVQSMTNTDTRDIIGTVNQIKRLEDAGCEIVRVAVPDKEASEKLKDIKKEINIPLIADIHFDYTLAISSIINGADCVRINPGNIGGFEKLRKVAEVAKDYNVSLRIGVNSGSLEKDLLKSYGICVKSIVISALRSVEFLESIDFTNFKVSLKASSVPLTIDSYRAFSKLTSYPLHIGVTEAGTTFAGAIKSAIGIGTLLSEGIGDTLRVSLTGDPVKEVEVAYEILKSLNLRSSGPEFISCPTCGRTEINLEELAVEVEKRLKNIKNNITIAVMGCPVNGPGEARGADYGIAGGKGVGLIFKKGKILKKVKSEHILDEFLNVLKEDNIIKD, encoded by the coding sequence ATGACAAGAAGATATACCAAAACCATAAACGTGGGCAATATAAAAATAGGGGGAGCCTCCCCCATTGTTGTCCAGTCCATGACAAATACGGACACAAGAGACATTATTGGCACGGTAAACCAGATTAAACGTCTTGAAGATGCAGGATGCGAGATTGTAAGGGTGGCAGTACCCGACAAAGAAGCAAGCGAAAAATTAAAAGACATAAAAAAAGAGATTAATATACCACTAATTGCCGATATACATTTTGACTACACACTTGCCATAAGTTCAATTATTAATGGAGCAGATTGTGTAAGGATTAATCCGGGTAACATCGGAGGGTTTGAAAAACTAAGAAAAGTTGCAGAAGTTGCCAAAGATTACAATGTCTCTTTGAGAATAGGCGTAAATTCAGGCTCCCTTGAAAAAGATTTGCTCAAATCTTACGGTATATGTGTCAAGTCCATCGTAATTTCCGCATTAAGAAGTGTAGAATTTCTTGAAAGTATCGACTTTACTAACTTTAAGGTTTCTCTAAAAGCAAGCAGTGTCCCTCTGACTATAGACTCTTACAGAGCTTTTTCAAAACTGACAAGCTACCCCCTCCACATAGGTGTTACCGAAGCCGGGACAACTTTTGCAGGTGCAATCAAATCTGCAATAGGGATAGGTACACTTTTATCTGAAGGGATAGGGGATACTCTGCGAGTCAGCCTGACCGGTGACCCTGTAAAAGAGGTTGAGGTCGCCTATGAAATACTTAAATCATTAAACTTAAGAAGCAGCGGTCCTGAATTTATCTCTTGTCCCACATGCGGACGCACAGAGATAAACTTGGAAGAGCTTGCAGTTGAAGTTGAAAAAAGGCTGAAAAATATAAAAAATAATATAACCATTGCAGTTATGGGTTGTCCAGTAAATGGCCCCGGAGAAGCAAGGGGGGCAGATTACGGTATTGCCGGAGGTAAAGGGGTAGGACTTATCTTCAAAAAGGGTAAAATCTTAAAAAAAGTAAAATCCGAACATATCCTTGACGAGTTTTTGAACGTCTTAAAGGAAGATAATATCATAAAAGATTAA
- a CDS encoding NAD(P)/FAD-dependent oxidoreductase, which yields MKVAIIGAGSAGMFAAYELMNKKGVQVDLYEKGADIKTRTRKEIMSGFGGAGAYSDGKLTLTTEFGGWLSDFMPESELKNLIDRADKIWVDVSGVTEIDTKSDYEKIKDLEYLCSRHSMRLYAAKIRHLGTDNCLKSIFNIYEKFENSENIKMYCGTGVADLIVENDEAKGLITETGEKRYYDKIIIAVGRSGNQWMQEMAIKYNIESDINPVDIGVRVEIPKSVSDTFTDQLYEFKIKYYTSEFEDEVRTFCVNPGGFIAQEKNQNNLITVNGHSYKNKKSENTNFALLVSTKFTEPFREPVKYGQNIAYLANMLSGGSIIVQRFGDLLRGRRSTESRIRKNFVVPTLKTAMPGDLSFVLPYRYLTDIKETILQLDKVMPGMADPNTLLYGVEVKFYSLRIKVDNNLKSINLKNLYCIGDGAGITRGIIQASASGLVAADDILNSI from the coding sequence ATGAAAGTAGCTATAATTGGTGCCGGCAGTGCGGGGATGTTTGCCGCCTATGAACTTATGAACAAAAAAGGGGTGCAAGTCGACCTTTATGAAAAAGGGGCAGACATAAAAACTCGTACAAGAAAAGAGATTATGTCGGGATTTGGGGGAGCCGGAGCATATTCTGACGGCAAATTGACGTTGACTACCGAATTTGGCGGTTGGTTATCAGATTTTATGCCTGAAAGTGAACTTAAGAATCTTATCGACAGAGCAGATAAAATCTGGGTTGACGTCAGTGGTGTTACTGAAATTGATACAAAATCTGATTATGAAAAGATAAAAGATTTGGAATATCTCTGTTCAAGACACAGCATGAGGCTTTATGCCGCAAAAATACGCCATTTGGGCACCGATAACTGCTTAAAATCAATTTTCAATATTTACGAAAAATTTGAAAACTCTGAAAACATAAAAATGTATTGTGGCACGGGTGTTGCAGATTTGATAGTAGAAAATGATGAGGCAAAAGGGCTTATAACAGAGACAGGGGAAAAAAGATACTATGACAAAATCATAATTGCCGTTGGAAGAAGTGGAAATCAATGGATGCAAGAGATGGCAATTAAATACAATATTGAATCAGATATCAATCCTGTGGATATCGGCGTGAGGGTTGAGATACCAAAATCCGTTTCCGACACTTTCACCGATCAGCTCTACGAATTTAAAATAAAGTATTACACGTCTGAATTTGAAGACGAAGTAAGGACTTTTTGCGTAAATCCCGGCGGCTTTATCGCACAAGAAAAAAACCAAAATAACCTAATCACTGTAAACGGTCACAGTTATAAAAACAAAAAAAGTGAAAACACAAATTTTGCACTCCTGGTTTCCACAAAATTTACCGAGCCTTTTAGAGAGCCGGTCAAATACGGTCAAAACATAGCATATCTTGCTAATATGCTTAGTGGAGGCTCAATAATCGTCCAAAGGTTTGGGGATCTGCTCCGGGGTAGAAGATCAACAGAAAGTAGAATACGCAAAAACTTTGTAGTCCCGACACTCAAGACTGCGATGCCGGGTGATTTATCTTTCGTTTTGCCCTATAGATATCTTACCGACATCAAAGAAACGATACTGCAACTGGATAAGGTTATGCCCGGGATGGCAGACCCTAACACACTCCTTTACGGTGTGGAAGTAAAGTTTTATTCCCTTAGGATAAAGGTTGACAACAATCTCAAGTCAATAAATTTAAAAAATCTCTATTGTATCGGCGATGGTGCGGGGATAACCAGAGGTATTATTCAGGCTTCAGCTTCCGGGCTTGTCGCTGCTGACGATATACTAAATTCAATCTAA
- a CDS encoding metallophosphoesterase family protein — MKIVVISDTHTNSIKSLPQKLLDDIKLSDAVIHAGDIVGENLIREILLINPIVYPVKGNTDPYLPDLLPKKRSLDFKGVSIGVIHGDGSPFGLENRLLYEFENTDLIIYGHTHKPFYGKFGKQHLLNPGSPTNNRWTDKNSYAILTVENKGFSAEIIYL; from the coding sequence ATGAAAATAGTTGTAATATCTGATACGCATACAAACTCAATTAAAAGTTTGCCGCAAAAGCTTTTAGATGACATTAAGTTATCAGATGCAGTCATACATGCCGGAGATATTGTCGGAGAAAATCTTATCAGGGAGATTTTACTTATCAACCCTATCGTTTATCCTGTGAAAGGGAATACCGACCCTTATTTGCCGGATTTATTGCCCAAAAAGAGGTCTCTTGATTTTAAAGGGGTAAGTATAGGGGTTATTCATGGTGATGGTTCACCATTCGGCCTTGAAAATAGGCTTTTATATGAATTTGAAAATACCGATTTGATTATTTACGGGCACACCCACAAACCATTTTACGGAAAATTTGGAAAGCAGCACCTTTTAAACCCCGGAAGCCCTACAAATAACAGATGGACTGATAAAAACAGTTATGCTATACTAACCGTTGAAAATAAAGGTTTCTCTGCTGAAATAATTTATTTATGA
- a CDS encoding YkgJ family cysteine cluster protein, with the protein MSGFDLEILENKFNEVLSQNTPFEEKLNRLLSICDDIISENYNEFNLKEIDCKAGCGYCCILNIATLEPEIKNIINYVNKNFDKNKRIELKEKIQENYVMIFGLDDEERISIRRRCVFLDESASCGIYPVRPILCRSVTSISAESCKEVIAAASFGENVPIISNLYVKDIYVTLFNAVSKYVDEKDGEAKSRKLTVWLKQYIDSIEG; encoded by the coding sequence ATGAGCGGTTTTGATTTGGAAATATTGGAAAACAAATTTAATGAAGTTTTAAGTCAGAATACCCCGTTTGAAGAAAAGTTGAATAGACTACTGTCTATTTGTGATGATATAATTAGTGAAAATTATAATGAGTTCAATCTGAAAGAGATTGATTGCAAAGCAGGTTGCGGATACTGCTGCATCTTAAATATTGCGACCCTTGAGCCTGAAATAAAAAATATCATTAATTATGTTAATAAAAACTTTGATAAAAATAAGAGAATTGAGCTTAAAGAAAAGATACAGGAAAATTACGTAATGATTTTTGGGCTAGATGATGAAGAGAGGATTTCAATTAGAAGAAGGTGTGTATTTTTGGATGAAAGCGCCAGTTGCGGTATTTATCCTGTAAGACCGATACTGTGCCGCTCAGTCACATCCATAAGTGCGGAAAGCTGCAAAGAAGTTATAGCAGCTGCCTCTTTTGGAGAGAATGTCCCTATAATATCCAATCTGTACGTTAAAGATATTTATGTGACACTTTTCAATGCTGTTTCTAAGTATGTTGATGAAAAAGATGGTGAGGCAAAGAGCAGGAAATTAACTGTTTGGCTTAAACAATATATCGATAGTATTGAAGGTTAA